A genomic stretch from Theobroma cacao cultivar B97-61/B2 chromosome 4, Criollo_cocoa_genome_V2, whole genome shotgun sequence includes:
- the LOC18602492 gene encoding eIF-2-alpha kinase GCN2 isoform X4, with product MGSKKKKKRGGGGGGGGGGGRRSKGRASLKDHNSHDGDDNELLSEEITALCAIFQEDCKVVSGSPLQISIQLRPYSKDMGYEDLDVSALLLVRCLPGYPYKCPKLQITPEKGLTKSEADNLLSLLNDQANANAREGRVMIFNLVEAAQEFLSEIVPVAQSHESLLYSTTGSSGQLLQKDVAISSNKSCSSRGPFVYGFIDLFSGSGESWNWPMDMDKNRGIVSAVQSHLSDGSKLGYNVREKKLEKNPMSLAMQEKKQVLSPLPVAKLDNLKEESEDDSKSISTADSSNFLMEDLGRNGMKGEKEDIVLEETEDDDGDLESDPWESLSSASLADDRASEAIEKDLMMVSSKVSAFWKPASDLGGESASLPSSRYLNDFEELQSLGHGGFGHVVLCKNKLDGRQYAVKKICLKDKNLPVNDRILREVATLSRLQHQHVVRYYQAWLETGAASSSGDTAWGSGTATSSTFSKGTGLTDVPVQENKLESTYLYIQMEYCPRTLREVFESYNHFDKELAWHLFRQIVEGLAHIHGQGIIHRDLTPNNIFFDARNDIKIGDFGLAKFLRFEQVDQDGGFPIDTPGVSVDGTGQVGTYFYTAPEIEQEWPRIDEKVDMFSLGVVFFELWHPFGTAMERNIVLSDLKLKGELPAAWVADFPEQASLLRCLMSQSPSGRPSATELLQNAFPPRMEYELLDDILRTMQTSEDTSVYDKVVHAIFDEEMLGMKNNHQNAGRLRMVQHDTSSIQFADLDTELRDYVAEISREVFKQHCAKHLEIIPMCLLDDCPQFYRNTVKLLTHGGDMLELCHELRLPFVSWIVANQKFSFKRYEISSVYRRAIGHSPPNRYLQGDFDIIGGASALTEAEALKVTMDILTRFFNSELCDIHLNHGDLLEAIWSWAGINAEHRQKVAELLSMMASLRPQSSEWKLKWVVIRRQLLQELKLAEATVNRLQTVGLRFCGAADQALPRLRGALPADKPTRKALDELSDLFSYLRVWRIEKHVYIDALMPPTESYHRDLFFQIYLGKENHPGSLTEGALLAVGGRYDYLLHQMWDHEYKTNPPGTVGTSLALETIIQHCPVDFKPIRNEATTSVLVCSRGGGGLLIERMELVAELWKENIKAELVPIPDPSLTEQYEYASEHEIKCLVIITDMGVSQTGFVKVRHLDLKKEKEVQRKDLVRFLLNAMGTQFRNPLVWS from the exons ATGggttcaaaaaagaaaaagaaacgaggaggaggtggaggaggaggaggaggaggagggaGGAGGAGTAAAGGAAGGGCTTCTCTGAAAGATCATAATTCTCATGATGGAGATGATAATGAGCTTCTTTCTGAAGAGATCACTGCTCT GTGTGCAATATTTCAGGAAGACTGCAAAGTTGTCTCCGGGTCACCTCTGCAAATCAGTATTCAGCTCAg GCCTTACTCGAAGGATATGGGTTATGAGGACCTTGATGTTTCTGCTCTCCTCTTAgttag GTGCTTGCCGGGTTATCCTTACAAGTGCCCAAAGTTGCAGATCACTCCAGAGAAAGGCCTGACAAAAAGCGAGGCTGATAATCTTTTGTCTCTGCTTAATGATCAG GCAAATGCTAATGCACGAGAAGGACGagtaatgatttttaatttggtgGAAGCTGCTCAAGAGTTCCTGTCAGAAATTGTTCCGGTGGCTCAGTCACATGAATCT CTTTTATATTCAACCACAGGAAGCAGTGGCCAGTTGCTCCAGAAGGATGTTGCAATTTCAAGTAACAAGAGTTGCTCTTCTAGGGGGCCTTTTGTTTATGGTTTTATAGATCTTTTCAGTGGATCTGGAGAGTCATGGAATTGGCCTATGGATATGGACAAAAACAGAGGTATAGTTTCTGCAGTACAGTCACATCTATCAGATGGTTCAAAACTGGGATATAATGTTCGAGAAAAGAAACTTGAGAAGAATCCAATGTCATTGGCAATGCAAGAAAAAAAGCAAGTTCTGTCACCTTTACCTGTTGCAAAATTGGATAACCTTAAAGAAGAAAGTGAAGATGACAGTAAGAGCATATCTACTGCTGATTCAAGCAATTTTTTAATGGAGGACTTGGGTAGAAATGGCATGAAAGGTGAGAAAGAG GATATTGTTCTTGAGGAAACAGAGGATGATGATGGTGATCTTGAAAGTGACCCTTGGGAGTCCTTATCTTCTGCATCCTTAGCTGATGATCGTGCATCAGAAGCCATTGAAAAAGATCTAATGATG GTTTCATCCAAAGTTTCTGCATTTTGGAAACCTGCTTCTGATTTGGGAGGGGAAAGTGCATCTCTCCCAAGCTCTCGATATCTCAATGACTTTGAGGAGCTACAATCCCTTG GCCATGGTGGTTTTGGCCATGTTGTATTgtgcaaaaataagctagatgGAAGACAGTATGCTGTGAAGAAAATTTGCCTTAAGGACAAAAACCTGCCTGTTAATGATCGAATCTTGAG GGAGGTAGCTACACTTTCCCGTTTACAGCATCAGCATGTTGTCCGTTACTATCAG GCATGGTTGGAAACAGGAGCTGCTAGTTCTTCTGGTGATACTGCATGGGGTTCAGGGACTGCAACAAGCTCCACCTTCAGTAAGGGCACAGGCTTGACTGATGTCCCTGTACAGGAGAACAAACTTGAGTCAACATATCTATATATTCAGATGGAATATTGCCCTAG GACTCTTCGTGAAGTCTTTGAATCGTATAATCATTTTGACAAGGAATTAGCGTGGCATTTGTTTCGCCAAATTGTGGAAGGCTTGGCACACATACATGGACAAGGAATTATCCATCGGGACTTAACTCCAAACAATATCTTTTTTGATGCCCGCAACGATATTAAAATCGGAGATTTTGGTCTTG CAAAATTCTTGAGGTTCGAGCAGGTGGACCAGGATGGTGGTTTCCCAATAGATACACCTGGAGTTTCAGTTGATGGTACTGGTCAAGTTGGTACCTATTTTTACACTGCACCTGAAATTGAGCAGGAATGGCCAAGGATTGATGAGAAG GTTGACATGTTCAGTTTAGGAGTTGTGTTCTTTGAGCTTTGGCATCCGTTTGGGACAGCAATGGAGAGAAACATTGTTTTATCTGATTTGAAACTGAAAGGAGAACTTCCTGCTGCATGGGTAGCTGATTTTCCAGAACAGGCATCATTATTACGATGCTTAATGTCTCAAAGTCCTTCTGGTCGCCCATCTGCCACGGAACTTTTGCAAAATGCTTTTCCTCCACGAATGGAATATGAGCTGTTGGATG ATATTCTACGTACAATGCAGACTTCCGAGGACACAAGTGTTTATGACAAAGTTGTGCATGCCATTTTTGATGAAGAAATGTTAGGGATGAAAAACAATCACCAGAATGCTGGTAGATTGAGAATGGTTCAACATGATACTTCTTCTATCCAGTTTGCAGATTTAGACACAGAACTTCGTGATTATGTTGCTGAAATCTCCAGGGAAGTGTTCAAACAGCATTGTGCTAAGCATCTTGAAATAATACCCATGTGCTTGCTGGATGATTGTCCACAGTTCTATAG GAATACTGTCAAACTTCTGACTCATGgaggagatatgcttgaactCTGTCATGAGCTGCGTCTACCATTTGTTAGTTGGATAGTAGCAAACCAG AAATTTTCATTCAAGCGATATGAGATATCATCTGTTTATAGAAGAGCAATTGGTCATTCACCTCCAAACCGCTATCTTCAG GGTGATTTTGACATTATTGGAGGTGCGTCAGCTTTGACAGAGGCAGAGGCTCTCAAG GTGACAATGGACATATTAACTCGATTTTTTAACTCAGAATTGTGTGATATTCATCTTAATCATGGGGACCTGCTTGAGGCAATTTGGTCTTGGGCAGGAATCAATGCAGAGCACCGACAGAAAGTAGCTGAG CTTCTCTCGATGATGGCTTCTTTGCGTCCTCAATCATCTGAATGGAAGTTAAAGTGGGTTGTGATAAGGCGTCAGCTTTTGCAG GAACTCAAGTTAGCAGAAGCTACCGTAAATAGATTGCAGACTGTTGGTTTAAGATTCTGTGGAGCTGCAGACCAGGCCCTTCCTCGATTGAGGGGAGCTTTACCAGCTG ATAAACCTACCCGCAAAGCGCTGGATGAGTTGTCAGACCTCTTTAGTTACTTGAGGGTCTGGAGGATTGaaaaacatgtttatataGATGCACTTATGCCACCAACTGAGAGCTATCATAGAGATTTGTTTTTTCAG ATATACTTAGGAAAGGAGAACCATCCTGGATCACTTACTGAAGGTGCATTGCTTGCTGTTGGTGGTCGCTATGACTATCTGCTTCATCAAATGTGGGATCATGAATAT AAAACGAATCCTCCAGGTACTGTTGGTACCAGCCTTGCACTTGAGACTATAATCCAGCATTGTCCTGTAGATTTCAAGCCTATTAG AAATGAAGCTACCACCAGCGTCCTTGTTTGTTCAAGAGGAGGAGGTGGTCTGTTAATTGAACGCATGGAACTTGTCGCTGAATTGTGGAAGGAGAATATCAAG GCTGAGCTTGTTCCTATACCTGATCCAAGCCTCACAGAGCAATATGAATATGCAAGTGAACATGAGATAAAATGTCTTGTTATCATAACAGACATGGGTGTATCTCAAACTGGCTTTGTTAAG GTTCGTCATCTTGATCTTAAGAAGGAGAAAGAGGTGCAGAGAAAAGATCTTGTCAGGTTTCTCTTGAATGCGATGGGGACACAATTTAGAAACCCTTTAGTTTGGAGCTAG
- the LOC18602492 gene encoding eIF-2-alpha kinase GCN2 isoform X1: MGSKKKKKRGGGGGGGGGGGRRSKGRASLKDHNSHDGDDNELLSEEITALCAIFQEDCKVVSGSPLQISIQLRPYSKDMGYEDLDVSALLLVRCLPGYPYKCPKLQITPEKGLTKSEADNLLSLLNDQANANAREGRVMIFNLVEAAQEFLSEIVPVAQSHESLLYSTTGSSGQLLQKDVAISSNKSCSSRGPFVYGFIDLFSGSGESWNWPMDMDKNRGIVSAVQSHLSDGSKLGYNVREKKLEKNPMSLAMQEKKQVLSPLPVAKLDNLKEESEDDSKSISTADSSNFLMEDLGRNGMKGEKEDIVLEETEDDDGDLESDPWESLSSASLADDRASEAIEKDLMMVHLLRLACASKGPLNDSLPQIITELYNLGMFSEWVRDLAFKSSSTFNKTFDHTFCQHMVSSKVSAFWKPASDLGGESASLPSSRYLNDFEELQSLGHGGFGHVVLCKNKLDGRQYAVKKICLKDKNLPVNDRILREVATLSRLQHQHVVRYYQAWLETGAASSSGDTAWGSGTATSSTFSKGTGLTDVPVQENKLESTYLYIQMEYCPRTLREVFESYNHFDKELAWHLFRQIVEGLAHIHGQGIIHRDLTPNNIFFDARNDIKIGDFGLAKFLRFEQVDQDGGFPIDTPGVSVDGTGQVGTYFYTAPEIEQEWPRIDEKVDMFSLGVVFFELWHPFGTAMERNIVLSDLKLKGELPAAWVADFPEQASLLRCLMSQSPSGRPSATELLQNAFPPRMEYELLDDILRTMQTSEDTSVYDKVVHAIFDEEMLGMKNNHQNAGRLRMVQHDTSSIQFADLDTELRDYVAEISREVFKQHCAKHLEIIPMCLLDDCPQFYRNTVKLLTHGGDMLELCHELRLPFVSWIVANQKFSFKRYEISSVYRRAIGHSPPNRYLQGDFDIIGGASALTEAEALKVTMDILTRFFNSELCDIHLNHGDLLEAIWSWAGINAEHRQKVAELLSMMASLRPQSSEWKLKWVVIRRQLLQELKLAEATVNRLQTVGLRFCGAADQALPRLRGALPADKPTRKALDELSDLFSYLRVWRIEKHVYIDALMPPTESYHRDLFFQIYLGKENHPGSLTEGALLAVGGRYDYLLHQMWDHEYKTNPPGTVGTSLALETIIQHCPVDFKPIRNEATTSVLVCSRGGGGLLIERMELVAELWKENIKAELVPIPDPSLTEQYEYASEHEIKCLVIITDMGVSQTGFVKVRHLDLKKEKEVQRKDLVRFLLNAMGTQFRNPLVWS, encoded by the exons ATGggttcaaaaaagaaaaagaaacgaggaggaggtggaggaggaggaggaggaggagggaGGAGGAGTAAAGGAAGGGCTTCTCTGAAAGATCATAATTCTCATGATGGAGATGATAATGAGCTTCTTTCTGAAGAGATCACTGCTCT GTGTGCAATATTTCAGGAAGACTGCAAAGTTGTCTCCGGGTCACCTCTGCAAATCAGTATTCAGCTCAg GCCTTACTCGAAGGATATGGGTTATGAGGACCTTGATGTTTCTGCTCTCCTCTTAgttag GTGCTTGCCGGGTTATCCTTACAAGTGCCCAAAGTTGCAGATCACTCCAGAGAAAGGCCTGACAAAAAGCGAGGCTGATAATCTTTTGTCTCTGCTTAATGATCAG GCAAATGCTAATGCACGAGAAGGACGagtaatgatttttaatttggtgGAAGCTGCTCAAGAGTTCCTGTCAGAAATTGTTCCGGTGGCTCAGTCACATGAATCT CTTTTATATTCAACCACAGGAAGCAGTGGCCAGTTGCTCCAGAAGGATGTTGCAATTTCAAGTAACAAGAGTTGCTCTTCTAGGGGGCCTTTTGTTTATGGTTTTATAGATCTTTTCAGTGGATCTGGAGAGTCATGGAATTGGCCTATGGATATGGACAAAAACAGAGGTATAGTTTCTGCAGTACAGTCACATCTATCAGATGGTTCAAAACTGGGATATAATGTTCGAGAAAAGAAACTTGAGAAGAATCCAATGTCATTGGCAATGCAAGAAAAAAAGCAAGTTCTGTCACCTTTACCTGTTGCAAAATTGGATAACCTTAAAGAAGAAAGTGAAGATGACAGTAAGAGCATATCTACTGCTGATTCAAGCAATTTTTTAATGGAGGACTTGGGTAGAAATGGCATGAAAGGTGAGAAAGAG GATATTGTTCTTGAGGAAACAGAGGATGATGATGGTGATCTTGAAAGTGACCCTTGGGAGTCCTTATCTTCTGCATCCTTAGCTGATGATCGTGCATCAGAAGCCATTGAAAAAGATCTAATGATG GTTCATCTGCTTCGCCTTGCTTGTGCTTCTAAAGGACCATTAAATGATTCGCTGCCACAGATTATAACAGAGCTGTACAACCTAGGT ATGTTCTCAGAATGGGTGCGGGATTTAGCTTTTAAATCATCTTCAACATTCAATAAAACCTTTGATCACACTTTCTGTCAGCATATG GTTTCATCCAAAGTTTCTGCATTTTGGAAACCTGCTTCTGATTTGGGAGGGGAAAGTGCATCTCTCCCAAGCTCTCGATATCTCAATGACTTTGAGGAGCTACAATCCCTTG GCCATGGTGGTTTTGGCCATGTTGTATTgtgcaaaaataagctagatgGAAGACAGTATGCTGTGAAGAAAATTTGCCTTAAGGACAAAAACCTGCCTGTTAATGATCGAATCTTGAG GGAGGTAGCTACACTTTCCCGTTTACAGCATCAGCATGTTGTCCGTTACTATCAG GCATGGTTGGAAACAGGAGCTGCTAGTTCTTCTGGTGATACTGCATGGGGTTCAGGGACTGCAACAAGCTCCACCTTCAGTAAGGGCACAGGCTTGACTGATGTCCCTGTACAGGAGAACAAACTTGAGTCAACATATCTATATATTCAGATGGAATATTGCCCTAG GACTCTTCGTGAAGTCTTTGAATCGTATAATCATTTTGACAAGGAATTAGCGTGGCATTTGTTTCGCCAAATTGTGGAAGGCTTGGCACACATACATGGACAAGGAATTATCCATCGGGACTTAACTCCAAACAATATCTTTTTTGATGCCCGCAACGATATTAAAATCGGAGATTTTGGTCTTG CAAAATTCTTGAGGTTCGAGCAGGTGGACCAGGATGGTGGTTTCCCAATAGATACACCTGGAGTTTCAGTTGATGGTACTGGTCAAGTTGGTACCTATTTTTACACTGCACCTGAAATTGAGCAGGAATGGCCAAGGATTGATGAGAAG GTTGACATGTTCAGTTTAGGAGTTGTGTTCTTTGAGCTTTGGCATCCGTTTGGGACAGCAATGGAGAGAAACATTGTTTTATCTGATTTGAAACTGAAAGGAGAACTTCCTGCTGCATGGGTAGCTGATTTTCCAGAACAGGCATCATTATTACGATGCTTAATGTCTCAAAGTCCTTCTGGTCGCCCATCTGCCACGGAACTTTTGCAAAATGCTTTTCCTCCACGAATGGAATATGAGCTGTTGGATG ATATTCTACGTACAATGCAGACTTCCGAGGACACAAGTGTTTATGACAAAGTTGTGCATGCCATTTTTGATGAAGAAATGTTAGGGATGAAAAACAATCACCAGAATGCTGGTAGATTGAGAATGGTTCAACATGATACTTCTTCTATCCAGTTTGCAGATTTAGACACAGAACTTCGTGATTATGTTGCTGAAATCTCCAGGGAAGTGTTCAAACAGCATTGTGCTAAGCATCTTGAAATAATACCCATGTGCTTGCTGGATGATTGTCCACAGTTCTATAG GAATACTGTCAAACTTCTGACTCATGgaggagatatgcttgaactCTGTCATGAGCTGCGTCTACCATTTGTTAGTTGGATAGTAGCAAACCAG AAATTTTCATTCAAGCGATATGAGATATCATCTGTTTATAGAAGAGCAATTGGTCATTCACCTCCAAACCGCTATCTTCAG GGTGATTTTGACATTATTGGAGGTGCGTCAGCTTTGACAGAGGCAGAGGCTCTCAAG GTGACAATGGACATATTAACTCGATTTTTTAACTCAGAATTGTGTGATATTCATCTTAATCATGGGGACCTGCTTGAGGCAATTTGGTCTTGGGCAGGAATCAATGCAGAGCACCGACAGAAAGTAGCTGAG CTTCTCTCGATGATGGCTTCTTTGCGTCCTCAATCATCTGAATGGAAGTTAAAGTGGGTTGTGATAAGGCGTCAGCTTTTGCAG GAACTCAAGTTAGCAGAAGCTACCGTAAATAGATTGCAGACTGTTGGTTTAAGATTCTGTGGAGCTGCAGACCAGGCCCTTCCTCGATTGAGGGGAGCTTTACCAGCTG ATAAACCTACCCGCAAAGCGCTGGATGAGTTGTCAGACCTCTTTAGTTACTTGAGGGTCTGGAGGATTGaaaaacatgtttatataGATGCACTTATGCCACCAACTGAGAGCTATCATAGAGATTTGTTTTTTCAG ATATACTTAGGAAAGGAGAACCATCCTGGATCACTTACTGAAGGTGCATTGCTTGCTGTTGGTGGTCGCTATGACTATCTGCTTCATCAAATGTGGGATCATGAATAT AAAACGAATCCTCCAGGTACTGTTGGTACCAGCCTTGCACTTGAGACTATAATCCAGCATTGTCCTGTAGATTTCAAGCCTATTAG AAATGAAGCTACCACCAGCGTCCTTGTTTGTTCAAGAGGAGGAGGTGGTCTGTTAATTGAACGCATGGAACTTGTCGCTGAATTGTGGAAGGAGAATATCAAG GCTGAGCTTGTTCCTATACCTGATCCAAGCCTCACAGAGCAATATGAATATGCAAGTGAACATGAGATAAAATGTCTTGTTATCATAACAGACATGGGTGTATCTCAAACTGGCTTTGTTAAG GTTCGTCATCTTGATCTTAAGAAGGAGAAAGAGGTGCAGAGAAAAGATCTTGTCAGGTTTCTCTTGAATGCGATGGGGACACAATTTAGAAACCCTTTAGTTTGGAGCTAG
- the LOC18602492 gene encoding eIF-2-alpha kinase GCN2 isoform X2 encodes MGSKKKKKRGGGGGGGGGGGRRSKGRASLKDHNSHDGDDNELLSEEITALKTAKLSPGHLCKSVFSSGFCYFCVVSNLLVRCLPGYPYKCPKLQITPEKGLTKSEADNLLSLLNDQANANAREGRVMIFNLVEAAQEFLSEIVPVAQSHESLLYSTTGSSGQLLQKDVAISSNKSCSSRGPFVYGFIDLFSGSGESWNWPMDMDKNRGIVSAVQSHLSDGSKLGYNVREKKLEKNPMSLAMQEKKQVLSPLPVAKLDNLKEESEDDSKSISTADSSNFLMEDLGRNGMKGEKEDIVLEETEDDDGDLESDPWESLSSASLADDRASEAIEKDLMMVHLLRLACASKGPLNDSLPQIITELYNLGMFSEWVRDLAFKSSSTFNKTFDHTFCQHMVSSKVSAFWKPASDLGGESASLPSSRYLNDFEELQSLGHGGFGHVVLCKNKLDGRQYAVKKICLKDKNLPVNDRILREVATLSRLQHQHVVRYYQAWLETGAASSSGDTAWGSGTATSSTFSKGTGLTDVPVQENKLESTYLYIQMEYCPRTLREVFESYNHFDKELAWHLFRQIVEGLAHIHGQGIIHRDLTPNNIFFDARNDIKIGDFGLAKFLRFEQVDQDGGFPIDTPGVSVDGTGQVGTYFYTAPEIEQEWPRIDEKVDMFSLGVVFFELWHPFGTAMERNIVLSDLKLKGELPAAWVADFPEQASLLRCLMSQSPSGRPSATELLQNAFPPRMEYELLDDILRTMQTSEDTSVYDKVVHAIFDEEMLGMKNNHQNAGRLRMVQHDTSSIQFADLDTELRDYVAEISREVFKQHCAKHLEIIPMCLLDDCPQFYRNTVKLLTHGGDMLELCHELRLPFVSWIVANQKFSFKRYEISSVYRRAIGHSPPNRYLQGDFDIIGGASALTEAEALKVTMDILTRFFNSELCDIHLNHGDLLEAIWSWAGINAEHRQKVAELLSMMASLRPQSSEWKLKWVVIRRQLLQELKLAEATVNRLQTVGLRFCGAADQALPRLRGALPADKPTRKALDELSDLFSYLRVWRIEKHVYIDALMPPTESYHRDLFFQIYLGKENHPGSLTEGALLAVGGRYDYLLHQMWDHEYKTNPPGTVGTSLALETIIQHCPVDFKPIRNEATTSVLVCSRGGGGLLIERMELVAELWKENIKAELVPIPDPSLTEQYEYASEHEIKCLVIITDMGVSQTGFVKVRHLDLKKEKEVQRKDLVRFLLNAMGTQFRNPLVWS; translated from the exons ATGggttcaaaaaagaaaaagaaacgaggaggaggtggaggaggaggaggaggaggagggaGGAGGAGTAAAGGAAGGGCTTCTCTGAAAGATCATAATTCTCATGATGGAGATGATAATGAGCTTCTTTCTGAAGAGATCACTGCTCT GAAGACTGCAAAGTTGTCTCCGGGTCACCTCTGCAAATCAGTATTCAGCTCAggtttttgctatttttgtgTTGTATCGAACTTGTTAG ttag GTGCTTGCCGGGTTATCCTTACAAGTGCCCAAAGTTGCAGATCACTCCAGAGAAAGGCCTGACAAAAAGCGAGGCTGATAATCTTTTGTCTCTGCTTAATGATCAG GCAAATGCTAATGCACGAGAAGGACGagtaatgatttttaatttggtgGAAGCTGCTCAAGAGTTCCTGTCAGAAATTGTTCCGGTGGCTCAGTCACATGAATCT CTTTTATATTCAACCACAGGAAGCAGTGGCCAGTTGCTCCAGAAGGATGTTGCAATTTCAAGTAACAAGAGTTGCTCTTCTAGGGGGCCTTTTGTTTATGGTTTTATAGATCTTTTCAGTGGATCTGGAGAGTCATGGAATTGGCCTATGGATATGGACAAAAACAGAGGTATAGTTTCTGCAGTACAGTCACATCTATCAGATGGTTCAAAACTGGGATATAATGTTCGAGAAAAGAAACTTGAGAAGAATCCAATGTCATTGGCAATGCAAGAAAAAAAGCAAGTTCTGTCACCTTTACCTGTTGCAAAATTGGATAACCTTAAAGAAGAAAGTGAAGATGACAGTAAGAGCATATCTACTGCTGATTCAAGCAATTTTTTAATGGAGGACTTGGGTAGAAATGGCATGAAAGGTGAGAAAGAG GATATTGTTCTTGAGGAAACAGAGGATGATGATGGTGATCTTGAAAGTGACCCTTGGGAGTCCTTATCTTCTGCATCCTTAGCTGATGATCGTGCATCAGAAGCCATTGAAAAAGATCTAATGATG GTTCATCTGCTTCGCCTTGCTTGTGCTTCTAAAGGACCATTAAATGATTCGCTGCCACAGATTATAACAGAGCTGTACAACCTAGGT ATGTTCTCAGAATGGGTGCGGGATTTAGCTTTTAAATCATCTTCAACATTCAATAAAACCTTTGATCACACTTTCTGTCAGCATATG GTTTCATCCAAAGTTTCTGCATTTTGGAAACCTGCTTCTGATTTGGGAGGGGAAAGTGCATCTCTCCCAAGCTCTCGATATCTCAATGACTTTGAGGAGCTACAATCCCTTG GCCATGGTGGTTTTGGCCATGTTGTATTgtgcaaaaataagctagatgGAAGACAGTATGCTGTGAAGAAAATTTGCCTTAAGGACAAAAACCTGCCTGTTAATGATCGAATCTTGAG GGAGGTAGCTACACTTTCCCGTTTACAGCATCAGCATGTTGTCCGTTACTATCAG GCATGGTTGGAAACAGGAGCTGCTAGTTCTTCTGGTGATACTGCATGGGGTTCAGGGACTGCAACAAGCTCCACCTTCAGTAAGGGCACAGGCTTGACTGATGTCCCTGTACAGGAGAACAAACTTGAGTCAACATATCTATATATTCAGATGGAATATTGCCCTAG GACTCTTCGTGAAGTCTTTGAATCGTATAATCATTTTGACAAGGAATTAGCGTGGCATTTGTTTCGCCAAATTGTGGAAGGCTTGGCACACATACATGGACAAGGAATTATCCATCGGGACTTAACTCCAAACAATATCTTTTTTGATGCCCGCAACGATATTAAAATCGGAGATTTTGGTCTTG CAAAATTCTTGAGGTTCGAGCAGGTGGACCAGGATGGTGGTTTCCCAATAGATACACCTGGAGTTTCAGTTGATGGTACTGGTCAAGTTGGTACCTATTTTTACACTGCACCTGAAATTGAGCAGGAATGGCCAAGGATTGATGAGAAG GTTGACATGTTCAGTTTAGGAGTTGTGTTCTTTGAGCTTTGGCATCCGTTTGGGACAGCAATGGAGAGAAACATTGTTTTATCTGATTTGAAACTGAAAGGAGAACTTCCTGCTGCATGGGTAGCTGATTTTCCAGAACAGGCATCATTATTACGATGCTTAATGTCTCAAAGTCCTTCTGGTCGCCCATCTGCCACGGAACTTTTGCAAAATGCTTTTCCTCCACGAATGGAATATGAGCTGTTGGATG ATATTCTACGTACAATGCAGACTTCCGAGGACACAAGTGTTTATGACAAAGTTGTGCATGCCATTTTTGATGAAGAAATGTTAGGGATGAAAAACAATCACCAGAATGCTGGTAGATTGAGAATGGTTCAACATGATACTTCTTCTATCCAGTTTGCAGATTTAGACACAGAACTTCGTGATTATGTTGCTGAAATCTCCAGGGAAGTGTTCAAACAGCATTGTGCTAAGCATCTTGAAATAATACCCATGTGCTTGCTGGATGATTGTCCACAGTTCTATAG GAATACTGTCAAACTTCTGACTCATGgaggagatatgcttgaactCTGTCATGAGCTGCGTCTACCATTTGTTAGTTGGATAGTAGCAAACCAG AAATTTTCATTCAAGCGATATGAGATATCATCTGTTTATAGAAGAGCAATTGGTCATTCACCTCCAAACCGCTATCTTCAG GGTGATTTTGACATTATTGGAGGTGCGTCAGCTTTGACAGAGGCAGAGGCTCTCAAG GTGACAATGGACATATTAACTCGATTTTTTAACTCAGAATTGTGTGATATTCATCTTAATCATGGGGACCTGCTTGAGGCAATTTGGTCTTGGGCAGGAATCAATGCAGAGCACCGACAGAAAGTAGCTGAG CTTCTCTCGATGATGGCTTCTTTGCGTCCTCAATCATCTGAATGGAAGTTAAAGTGGGTTGTGATAAGGCGTCAGCTTTTGCAG GAACTCAAGTTAGCAGAAGCTACCGTAAATAGATTGCAGACTGTTGGTTTAAGATTCTGTGGAGCTGCAGACCAGGCCCTTCCTCGATTGAGGGGAGCTTTACCAGCTG ATAAACCTACCCGCAAAGCGCTGGATGAGTTGTCAGACCTCTTTAGTTACTTGAGGGTCTGGAGGATTGaaaaacatgtttatataGATGCACTTATGCCACCAACTGAGAGCTATCATAGAGATTTGTTTTTTCAG ATATACTTAGGAAAGGAGAACCATCCTGGATCACTTACTGAAGGTGCATTGCTTGCTGTTGGTGGTCGCTATGACTATCTGCTTCATCAAATGTGGGATCATGAATAT AAAACGAATCCTCCAGGTACTGTTGGTACCAGCCTTGCACTTGAGACTATAATCCAGCATTGTCCTGTAGATTTCAAGCCTATTAG AAATGAAGCTACCACCAGCGTCCTTGTTTGTTCAAGAGGAGGAGGTGGTCTGTTAATTGAACGCATGGAACTTGTCGCTGAATTGTGGAAGGAGAATATCAAG GCTGAGCTTGTTCCTATACCTGATCCAAGCCTCACAGAGCAATATGAATATGCAAGTGAACATGAGATAAAATGTCTTGTTATCATAACAGACATGGGTGTATCTCAAACTGGCTTTGTTAAG GTTCGTCATCTTGATCTTAAGAAGGAGAAAGAGGTGCAGAGAAAAGATCTTGTCAGGTTTCTCTTGAATGCGATGGGGACACAATTTAGAAACCCTTTAGTTTGGAGCTAG